One Meles meles chromosome 11, mMelMel3.1 paternal haplotype, whole genome shotgun sequence DNA segment encodes these proteins:
- the FPGS gene encoding folylpolyglutamate synthase, mitochondrial isoform X1 produces the protein MSQARCHLRAALFLAAVSSRGATTGVTARRGLSTWPAPQEPGMEYQDAVRTLNTLQTNAGYLEHVKRQRGDPQTQLEAMKLYLARSGLQVEDLDQLNIIHVTGTKGKGSTCAFTERILRSYGLKTGFFSSPHLVQVRERIRINGQPISPELFTRHFWHLYHRLEETKDSSSCVSMPAYFRFLTLMAFHIFLQEKVDLAVVEVGIGGAYDCTNIIRKPVVCGISSLGIDHTSLLGDTVEAIAWQKGGIFKCGVPAFTVLQPDGPLAVLWDRAQQISCPLYLCPPLEALEEGGPPLTLGLEGEHQRSNAALALQLARCWLQQKGHQGLGELKVSRPSVLRQMPLAPVFQPTSHMRHGLRDTEWLGRTQTLRRGPLTWYLDGAHTVSSVQACVRWFRQALHRSQRPSRGREVRVLLFNSTGNRDSAALLKLLQPCQFDYAVFCPNLTEVSSASNVDQQNFMVTLDQVLLRCLAHQEHWNHLDEEQASPDLWSPASPEPGEPTSLLLASQPRCTHSTSSLVFSCISHALQWISQGRDPVFQPPSPPPGLLAHPVAGSGAGVLREAAAIHVLVTGSLHLVGGVLKLLEPSLSQ, from the exons GATGCTGTGCGCACACTGAACACCCTGCAGACCAATGCTGGCTACCTGGAGCACGTGAAGCGCCAGCGGGGTGACCCTCAGACACAGCTGGAGGCGATGAAGCTGTACTTGGCCCGGAGTGGGCTGCAG GTGGAAGACTTGGACCAGCTGAACATCATTCACGTCACTGGGACCAAGGGGAAG GGTTCCACTTGTGCCTTCACTGAACGTATTCTCCGCAGCTATGGCCTGAAGACAGGATTCTTTAG CTCTCCCCACCTGGTGCAGGTGCGGGAGCGGATCCGCATCAACGGGCAGCCCATAAGCCCCGAGCTCTTCACCAGGCACTTTTGGCACCTCTACCACCGGCTGGAGGAGACCAAG GACAGCAGCAGCTGTGTCTCCATGCCCGCCTACTTCCGCTTCCTCACACTCATGGCCTTCCACATCTTCCTCCAAGAGAAG GTGGACCTGGCGGTGGTGGAAGTGGGCATTGGTGGCGCTTACGATTGTACCAACATCATCAG GAAGCCTGTGGTGTGTGGCATCTCCTCTCTTGGCATCGACCACACCAGCCTTCTGGGGGACACAGTGGAGGCAATCGCATGGCAGAAAGGGGGCATCTTCAAG tGTGGCGTCCCTGCCTTCACGGTGCTCCAGCCTGACGGTCCCCTGGCAGTGCTGTGGGACCGTGCCCAGCAGATCTCT TGTCCTCTCTACCTGTGCCCACCACTGGAAGCCCTGGAGGAAGGCGGGCCGCCACTGACCCTGGGCCTGGAGGGAGAGCACCAGCGGTCCAACGCTGCCTTGGCCTTGCAGCTGGCTCGCTGCTGGCTGCAGCAAAAGGGCCACCAGG GCCTCGGGGAACTGAAGGTGTCTCGACCCAGCGTCTTGCGGCAGATGCCCCTGGCACCCGTGTTCCAGCCCACGTCCCACATGCGACATG GGCTTCGGGACACCGAGTGGCTGGGCCGGACGCAGACACTGCGGCGCGGGCCGCTCACCTGGTACCTGGACGGCGCGCACACTGTCAGCAGCGTGCAGGCCTGCGTGCGCTGGTTCCGCCAGGCGCTGCACCGCAGCCAGAGGCCGAGCCG CGGCCGTGAGGTGCGCGTTTTGCTTTTCAACTCCACTGGGAACCGGGATTCCGCGGCCCTGCTGAAGCTGCTGCAG CCCTGTCAGTTTGACTATGCCGTTTTCTGCCCTAACCTGACGGAGGTGTCATCTGCTAGCAACGTAG ACCAGCAGAACTTCATGGTGACCCTGGACCAGGTGTTGCTCCGCTGCCTTGCACATCAAGAGCACTGGAACCACCTGGATGAGGAGCAGGCCAGCCCGGACCTCTGGAGCCCCGCCAGCCCGGAGCCTGGTGAGCCCACGTCCTTGCTGCTGGCTTCCCAGCCACGCTGCACCCATAGCACCAGCTCCCTCGTCTTCAGCTGCATCTCCCATGCCCTGCAGTGGATCAGCCAAGGCCGGGACCCTGTCTTTCAGCCACCCAGTCCCCCGCCGGGCCTCCTTGCCCACCCTGTGGCTGGCAGTGGGGCTGGCGTGCTCCGCGAGGCTGCCGCCATCCATGTACTGGTCACAGGCAGCCTGCACCTGGTGGGTGGCGTCCTGAAGCTGCTGGAGCCTTCCCTGTCCCAGTAG
- the FPGS gene encoding folylpolyglutamate synthase, mitochondrial isoform X2, giving the protein MKGARSLATRWTGAEKVRWRAAMERSGPSTRTFSAKTASFQDAVRTLNTLQTNAGYLEHVKRQRGDPQTQLEAMKLYLARSGLQVEDLDQLNIIHVTGTKGKGSTCAFTERILRSYGLKTGFFSSPHLVQVRERIRINGQPISPELFTRHFWHLYHRLEETKDSSSCVSMPAYFRFLTLMAFHIFLQEKVDLAVVEVGIGGAYDCTNIIRKPVVCGISSLGIDHTSLLGDTVEAIAWQKGGIFKCGVPAFTVLQPDGPLAVLWDRAQQISCPLYLCPPLEALEEGGPPLTLGLEGEHQRSNAALALQLARCWLQQKGHQGLGELKVSRPSVLRQMPLAPVFQPTSHMRHGLRDTEWLGRTQTLRRGPLTWYLDGAHTVSSVQACVRWFRQALHRSQRPSRGREVRVLLFNSTGNRDSAALLKLLQPCQFDYAVFCPNLTEVSSASNVDQQNFMVTLDQVLLRCLAHQEHWNHLDEEQASPDLWSPASPEPGEPTSLLLASQPRCTHSTSSLVFSCISHALQWISQGRDPVFQPPSPPPGLLAHPVAGSGAGVLREAAAIHVLVTGSLHLVGGVLKLLEPSLSQ; this is encoded by the exons GATGCTGTGCGCACACTGAACACCCTGCAGACCAATGCTGGCTACCTGGAGCACGTGAAGCGCCAGCGGGGTGACCCTCAGACACAGCTGGAGGCGATGAAGCTGTACTTGGCCCGGAGTGGGCTGCAG GTGGAAGACTTGGACCAGCTGAACATCATTCACGTCACTGGGACCAAGGGGAAG GGTTCCACTTGTGCCTTCACTGAACGTATTCTCCGCAGCTATGGCCTGAAGACAGGATTCTTTAG CTCTCCCCACCTGGTGCAGGTGCGGGAGCGGATCCGCATCAACGGGCAGCCCATAAGCCCCGAGCTCTTCACCAGGCACTTTTGGCACCTCTACCACCGGCTGGAGGAGACCAAG GACAGCAGCAGCTGTGTCTCCATGCCCGCCTACTTCCGCTTCCTCACACTCATGGCCTTCCACATCTTCCTCCAAGAGAAG GTGGACCTGGCGGTGGTGGAAGTGGGCATTGGTGGCGCTTACGATTGTACCAACATCATCAG GAAGCCTGTGGTGTGTGGCATCTCCTCTCTTGGCATCGACCACACCAGCCTTCTGGGGGACACAGTGGAGGCAATCGCATGGCAGAAAGGGGGCATCTTCAAG tGTGGCGTCCCTGCCTTCACGGTGCTCCAGCCTGACGGTCCCCTGGCAGTGCTGTGGGACCGTGCCCAGCAGATCTCT TGTCCTCTCTACCTGTGCCCACCACTGGAAGCCCTGGAGGAAGGCGGGCCGCCACTGACCCTGGGCCTGGAGGGAGAGCACCAGCGGTCCAACGCTGCCTTGGCCTTGCAGCTGGCTCGCTGCTGGCTGCAGCAAAAGGGCCACCAGG GCCTCGGGGAACTGAAGGTGTCTCGACCCAGCGTCTTGCGGCAGATGCCCCTGGCACCCGTGTTCCAGCCCACGTCCCACATGCGACATG GGCTTCGGGACACCGAGTGGCTGGGCCGGACGCAGACACTGCGGCGCGGGCCGCTCACCTGGTACCTGGACGGCGCGCACACTGTCAGCAGCGTGCAGGCCTGCGTGCGCTGGTTCCGCCAGGCGCTGCACCGCAGCCAGAGGCCGAGCCG CGGCCGTGAGGTGCGCGTTTTGCTTTTCAACTCCACTGGGAACCGGGATTCCGCGGCCCTGCTGAAGCTGCTGCAG CCCTGTCAGTTTGACTATGCCGTTTTCTGCCCTAACCTGACGGAGGTGTCATCTGCTAGCAACGTAG ACCAGCAGAACTTCATGGTGACCCTGGACCAGGTGTTGCTCCGCTGCCTTGCACATCAAGAGCACTGGAACCACCTGGATGAGGAGCAGGCCAGCCCGGACCTCTGGAGCCCCGCCAGCCCGGAGCCTGGTGAGCCCACGTCCTTGCTGCTGGCTTCCCAGCCACGCTGCACCCATAGCACCAGCTCCCTCGTCTTCAGCTGCATCTCCCATGCCCTGCAGTGGATCAGCCAAGGCCGGGACCCTGTCTTTCAGCCACCCAGTCCCCCGCCGGGCCTCCTTGCCCACCCTGTGGCTGGCAGTGGGGCTGGCGTGCTCCGCGAGGCTGCCGCCATCCATGTACTGGTCACAGGCAGCCTGCACCTGGTGGGTGGCGTCCTGAAGCTGCTGGAGCCTTCCCTGTCCCAGTAG